Sequence from the Amaranthus tricolor cultivar Red isolate AtriRed21 chromosome 16, ASM2621246v1, whole genome shotgun sequence genome:
AGCATTTGAAGGAATTCCAAGACCTGTGAAAGAAGAAATCAAAGGAACTAACCCAAAACCAGTTTGTACAACTACTGATCTCCTTTTGAACAATCCAGAAGGAAGTTTGTCACGTCCATCATCAGTACAAGTTTCAATAAACATACTCTGCTGGATTCTGCGATTCTGATTAGAACAATGTTTAAAACTGTAGTTTTTCCAACCAAAACAGCAACAGCTGCTGCTGCACATAGTTGATGCCATTTTTCTCTATAATACTTTGGATGATTGTTTGTAATTCAGTCTAAGGTTTATTTTCTGGAAAATTTATGTTGGTGATGGTTATACAATTTTGTTGCTTTATTCAAGAAGTTCGATTTGGTGTTTGTGTCCGTTAATTGTTGTGTGTTGTTGTGAGGACATGGGGATAGAATTAATGCAAGATCATACTTGTGTCACATCTCATCATTTCTGACCTCACACGTGGAATCTGAAATAGAGCGgacttcattattcatcgtcaCCATTTTTATTATACCTTGTCTATTTTAATGgaatttttaatattgtttttaactCACTATATACTTCTATCTCTAACTTCTCCCTTAAAAAATATGCTACCAATTAAAATTCGACATTGAAACAATATCTCTATctatataattgataaattttcgttaaaaaatgaatgaagaaaatagaGGTAGGCTTTGCACAAAATGGCGATTGTGGGACTCCcatgtttatatttttacttgcattattaatttttaaatattttttttattaatatatgtaGGATAGCTTTGAGAATTTAAGTGATGATATAGTTTATTCAACTAGCTATATTACaaatagaaaatttgaataagtaAATGAATTGCATGCTTGGACACATGAGATAGCTATTGAAATCGATTTTCAATTTATCCGTGCATCGTATAAGCAAAAACGGAGTCGTTTTACTGTTAGTTTATATCTATGTTGCCATCGTTGTGGAAGGTTTAACGGTTAATTGCATGATATAGATAATGCCCCTCAATCAAGTTCTAGAAGTAAGGCATGTGGTTGTCGATTTATGATGATAGGATATTGTTAGAAACTAGAAGAAAGACCATAGCTGGTGAGAGTGCATCCCGGTGATCATAGTTATCAAATCCCGATTCTGATTTATGATTCTAAGATCTTAGGATCCAAAAATAGGAGACCGATCTAGATCGTAAGTAGAATCTTAATGCAGTAGAATCGCGTGATCctacttagctcaagaatttaggtggtataacacgattctacgatcctacgatccaacGATCCAATCCTACATGcgtaatttcaatttttaaatattttcatataatatatatttcacttacgtataaatatatatttaaaaaaattatgtcaatacctttataaaattcaagttcTTCTTTATTTGCAGTTTAAAAATGACTattaaaatgtatttttttataagaaaaacttaataaataaagtaaaataagtttttacttaaatcttaaaacttaaaaagagaagaaatataattgataatcagcaATGCAAAGCACATTGATACATATTTGTAGGATTACACGATTATACGATCCAATTCTATTGATTTCGATCCTATCCCTCAAGGATCCGAGGTTGAATCCCAATCCTAATAACCTTGCTGGTCATAAAGTAAGACCCAACTATCCATTTTTAGTTTACAAGAGATGGTGATGTAAAATGAAGTAGGTTGTCAGCTAACATTTGATAACATATAAGAGAACTTAGTGCCACCGGTTTGGAACCTACTTTTATAATGTTTTCAATTAGACTAAATTATCCAAGGGTTTATGCATGTATGAATCAAATATATAACCTAAGGCAAGCAAATAGATTGTGAAGAGATAAACGTAGCACTACAAAATTTCGCATTAACACCGACAACCCAAAACAGTCAGTCTAAGCCTATACCGACTAATTCTCGACTATTTCGGGTAGTTGGATAAATATTGTCGGTATTTCATTTTAGTAGGAAAACAGTAGGAATTTTTTGACTATCAAATTAGTCAGAAAACAGCAGGAATTTTCCGACTAATTTCTGACTAAAAAATAGTCGGAATTTAGTCAGTTTGCACTGTTCCTGAAATCATCCCAAAATGACaggaaaaagctttaataaaaTATCCGACCAATTTACCTTCCATTTTCCGACTGACTGgttggtaaaaaaaaagaataatagaactcatttttataatgatctATCCAACCAACTATACCCATATGTCTATATCCGAAACCCATATTCGAAACTCGAATTCGGATCTGATTCAGCCCAAAAATAAAACGATCAACGTTTCCACCAAATGCTCCCGCTGAGGCTTGGAACCTTTGACCTCTTGCATCAAGGAACAACACTTCAACCACTAGGATACATGTAACTTGATGATTcttattgtattgttattatatttattaacaAATGACTCCTACTTTAATGTttatagattattattattattgttgttgttgttgttgttgttgttgttattattattattattattactgttactGTTACTGTTGTTACTGTTACTGTTACTGTTACTGTTACTGTTACTGTTACTGTTACTATCACTGTTACTGTTACTGTTACTGTTACTGTTACTGTTACTATTACtgttactattactattactattactattactattactattactattattattattattattattattattattattattattattattgttgttttggaagaagaagaaaattctATTAAATACGCAAACATGTACAAGAGACAAGCCCAGACAGACACAATTAACTTCTAATACATGCATCAGATTGCTAGATAGGTACACCTTCTCGGAAGGATTTTCCACCCGTATTCTTCACGTGCATAGAAGACTGAGTGAATGTCTCAAAAAGAATCTAGGAAACCATAGGAATatccaaaaaaatcaaaactataCATCATATATGGTCCTATACATCCAACTAGTATCTCTATCGTCTTTTTGACACAGATAGTAGTGGAATGAACCTTCACTTCGTACTTGATAGTCTTCAAGACAATGTCAGTGGACTTAACTTTTGCTTGCCAAATCGCTTCATTTTGGGTTTGCCATATCTGGTATACTAAGCAGCTCAAGGCGGTGCAAAAAACCTTTTTCTTTGTCGTGGACATTCTCCTTTTTTTTGCAGCTAAGTTACTCGGCGAAGGTATTCAGACATTAGACCCAAGCCATGTCAGAATCgcatgtaacacccctgaatttccaaccccttaaacgaaaccagaaatcgtgaaggaagggaggaaattcgggtgttacataaaaagaaagggaaaatattttaaataatgctAAAGATTAATTGAAAAGGTGGGCAagtgaaaatttcggcagcatctatgttaaaaactgaggatgtgacaagGATATAAAAATggataacataactaaactaatctaaggcctttaatgcctttcCAAAAATATGTCACGATggaatgaatcatcgtcggcttttcaaatcatcaactctaatgaggatcgtggttctagtgttaacgcatcgattgACGGATACTAAAAGAGTATTCTCactactatacatccaaaaactatgcagcggaactatggatcatacaaggagtcacatggcgcCATACAAAAGAATTATACAATCCAAAAACCAAAACTTTGCAGGTAATGCAAAAGCTACAAGCAATAGGCAACTTGTACATAATTGCTACGATCGTACTCCACTCTTTCCCCTAATGCAAAggaaaagaagctcctatacctatCATGTctagctatgatcctcctgctgctcaacataatgaccatagtcaaatgCGTCATAGCAGGAATTCATCATAGgaagtcatgaacaaacaacaacaaacatatacacgtcagtaatcgaTGAGTTTATAACAATTAAGACACCATCAAAATAGCacacaaccattattttcacttatacttcaaactctaagtcATAAATGTGTTAAACTCATCAAacacactcttacccacaaaaagattcaatgaaaataatacaaggtTCAACATTTTTCATTTGTATTTccaaaaacccaattcataagtacattcaaatcatcaatcaaattcttacccataacaagattcaatgacaatcataaaaaattaagaccgaactcataaacttagtaaaattctaattagaTACTAGGAAGATTACTTAGAGTAaacttgagaggcttacaatggGGCAATTAGAAAAAAGGAGTGAAGACTAGGTGGTTGTGGAGGATACCACGCGACTGGACTGTGGCTGCTGGTGGCGGCAAACTTCACGGCAGTAGGGGAGGAGGAAGCTGGTGGCAGCAACAGGTTGGGGACAACGCTGCTGCTGCCGTGTCTGTGCGTGGCGAAGGAAGAAGAGGGCTGTGCTGCGGTGGCTGCTTGTAGAGGAGAAAAAGGCGTGGCCCTGCCGCAGGTTGTGGTCACGGTGGGAAAGGAGGAATTTCTTGGTTGTCCGTGGGCTGAACCGTGAGTGAGAGGGAAGGAATTGAGAGAGGGAAGAGAGGGGATGAGAGTGACGACTAATCTTTTAGCATTTAgggtttcatgggtttttatccttgttgttgttgttattattattattattattattattattattattattattattattattattattattattattattattattattattatgtttatttatttatttattattattattattattatgtttatttatttatttatttatttgtatctCAATTccttttcttgcgagacccaactaagagacttaCCTTtgtgggctcacacattttaataaaataatcattttgattcgaacctctttatttaagaaatcgtaactatatttttaatatacatatatataaattaacatttaaattcgtatatatgaaagaaatttattaaaaaaattcagaaataatttaatataattataaaatctttaaaagttattataatattaaataattacattattaaaatttcgcggtgttacagactaccccccttaaaaggagtttcaTCCCCGAAACTAGAGTTACTAAGGTAATAATTGTgaaaatttgtattactaataaCTCAAGAAGGTGTTCTAACCATTTTAGGCCTAAGAATTGACTCAAGGATCGTGACTTTATTAGTACTATTAACAAAAGGTTACTCAATCtgtcaaaatatatattattttgagtaTTTACAATCACATAAAGTGACTCGAACAACCGAGCAAAGGATGAAGTTATGACACCAATTAACTCAAGTAACCCCTCATAAGCATGTAAATATCACACAATTAACCCAAACAACCACTCAAATCATGTAAATTTGTAATAAGTTTATATCATAGAGAAGAAAATGTGTGGTAACGTGTAGAATTCTATcacattctaccccccttaaaaacctagttacgaccccgtaacttactaacctcagGAAAAAGGTATGGGTATTTCTCATGCATGGAATCCTCAATTTCCCACGTCTGCTCCTGTATGTGCTGGTTAGACCATAGAACTTTCACCATCTTTATATCCTTTCTCCTCATACTACGCACCTTAGAATCTAAGATCTTGATAGGGCTCTCTACATAAGATAAATTCTCATCAAGGTCTAAGGGCTCGGGATCTAGCACATGAGATTTATCGGGAACATATCGCTTTAGCTGCGAAATGTGAAACACGTCATGGACCTTACCCAACTCATTGGGTAATGCTAGTCTGTAAGGGACCTTTCCTACCTTCTCTGTGACCTCATAAGGTCCTATAAACTTTGGGCTCAACTTCCCCCTCTTGCCAAACCTCATGACTCCCTTCATCAGTGAAACTCTCAATAACACATAATCCCCTACGGCGAACTCATCAGGTCTCCTCTTAAAAGATCTGCGTAAACTTTTGTTGATCTTGGGCCGCTTTAAGTCTTTCTCGAATCATTTTTACTTGATCAGTCATCTCCTCTAACATAGCTGGACCTAGAGTGACAAATTCACTGAAATCGTCCCAACATACTGGATTACGACAACGACGACCATACAAAGCTTCAAAAGGTGCCTTCTGGATGCTTGCCTGATaactattattgtatgaaaattccACCATGTCTAGGCACTCATCCCAAGATCCTTGCCTATCCAAAGCTACAGCTCGCAACATATCTTCAAGTTTCCTATTCATATGTTCAGTTTGCCCATCAGTAGCCAGATGAAAAGATAACCTAAGAAGTTCTGTACCCAAAGCTTTCTAAAATGCTCCCTAAAATTTCGACACGTATCTAGTATCACGATCAGACACTATAGATCTAGGGATACCATGGTATCGTACAACATTCTTAAGGTAAGCTCGAGCCAACTGATCCATATCCCACTGATTATTCATCGGAATGAACTTAGCACTCTTGGTGAGTCTATCCACGATCACCCATAACGTATCATTTCCCGACCTAGTCCTCGGTAAACCCAAAACAAAGTCCATAGATTTGTCATCCCATTTTCATACAAGAATATCCAAAGGTTGGAGTAACCCTACAGGCCTCTTATGCTCGCTCTTTACTTTCTGACAGgtcaaacacttggaaacaaactcAGCAATATCTCTTTTCATCCTAGACCACCAAAATGTCTGCTTCAAGTCTTTATACATTTTGTCTCCTCCAGGATAAATAGAGTACTTTGAACTATGAGCCTCTGTCAAGATCTTATCCTTAAGCTTTGTGCAAGTAGAAGGTACACACCATCGACCCTTGTATCGAATGCTACCATCCTCGAATATCGTGAAtccttcagctttcccttctTTAACTCGCTCTCTCGTTTTCTCCAATAAGGAGTCACTCACTTGATTTGTtaaatttcctcaaaaattgaAGGTAAGATGGATAAGGCTGCTAACCGAGACTCTAGCTTCCCATGCTGTGCAATCTCGAGATTCAATCTTTCCATGTCTCTCTACAACTCTCTAGGAACAGTCAAGGAAGCTATGGAATGATTGGTTTTTCTACTTAAAGCATCGGCTACCACATTGGCCTTACCTTCATGGTAATTAAACTCCACGTCATAGTCATTAATCAACTCTAGCCATCTTCGCTGTCTCATGTTCAAATTTGTTGTGTATACAAGTATCGCAAGCTTTGATGGTCAGTATAAATTTTGCAATTCACTCCATACAAGTAATGTCTCCAAATCTTCAGGGCAAAGATAATGGCTGCTAGTTCTAGGTCATGATTCGGATAATTGACTTCATGTGGTTTAAGTTGTCTTGACGCATAAGAAATAAGCTTTCggtcttgcatcaacacacaccctaaCCCATTTTTCGAGGCATCACTATAAACAAGATATTTAGACGTGCTGTCTGGAAGAGTTAAAACCGGTACAATAGTCAATCTCTCATTTAATGTTTGGAAGGCTCCCTCACACTCCTTAGTCTACTCaaatttcttgtctttcttcatcaaattggTCATCAGTCGGGCAATCTTCGAGAAATCCTTCACAAATCTTCTATAGTAACCAGCCAAACCCAGAAAACTTCAAATCTCCGTCACATTTTTTGGTGTAGGCCAATCCCTCATCGCCTCAATCTTAGCTGGATCCACGGTAACTCCCTCATTGGATACAAAATGCTCTAGATATGATACTttttcaagccaaaactcacacttagaaaatttggcatataattGATTCTCCCGAAGTATCTGCAATACTTGCCTGAAATGTTGCTCGTGCTCTCCCTCATCCTTtgaatacaccaagatatcatcaatgaagacaATAACGAACTTATCAAGGCATGCACTAAATACcgattcatcaaacacatgaaTGCTGCTGGTGCATTTGTCAGCCCAAATGGCATCATTGTAAACTCAAAATTCCATAGCGAGTCCTAAAGGTCGTCTTGGGTACATCTCTCTCCGCTATtctcaattgatgataaccagatCTCAAGTCAATTTCAGAAAACATTTCAGCTCTCTTAAGTTGGTCAAACAGGTCATCAATTCTCGGTAGAGGGTATTTGTTCTTCACAGAACCTTTTTCAACTCAAGGTAATCTGTGCATAGTCTCATACTCCCATCCTTCTTGTGAACAAACAACACAGGTGCCCCCCAAGGCGAAACACTCGGTCGTATGTACCCTTTCTCCAAAAACTCTTCTACTTGCTttctcaattcttccatctctgcTGGTGCCATCCTATAAGGCACTCTGGATATGAGTCCCGCCCCCGGTACTAAGTTTATGGTAAATTCAAAGTTTCGAGTAGGTGGCATTCCTGATATTTCGTCTGGGAAGACGTGTATAAACTCGTTTATGACGGGAACGGTCTCAAGAGTCACAACCTTATCCTCTATCCTTCGAACATGACACAAGTAACAAGGTAATCCCTGCCTCAACAATCCCTTCATTCTCAAGGAAGATACATTCTAGCCCGTTACCCCGAAGTACCCTTATTATACTTTACCCTTTTTCCCTTAGGCCCCACAAGCCTTACCTCTTATTTGTCACACTCAATCTCTGCCTTGAAATGGTCTAACCAATCCATTCTGAGAATGATGTCTAAGTCATCCATGTCAAGCTTATAAAAGTCACTAGGGAAAACAACTTTTCTTACGGTTAAAGGAACTCCTCTATATAACCTAGTACATTGAAATAACTCTCCCGATGGAATCGCTAAGACATTAGAGGTGGATTCAAGGTTCTTTAATCCTAACTTCTCGATCTTTGATGTGCATACAAAAGAATTAGATGCCCCAGTTCAAACAATACTTTAATAGGTACAAAATTCACAAGGAACGTACCTGTCACCACATCCCTCGCCAACTCTGCCTCCTTGCTGTTGATTGCCGTCAACCTCCCAGTAGTTGGATGAGTCACAACCGTACTGGCTCCTCCATTTCCATTTCGGGTGTTGTTCCCATTAAGTCCTCCAGGCTTGAAGCTACTTTAAGGTGTGCGGTTTCCATTCCAATCCCTCTAGTGGTTCAACTTCCTACCACTGTGGTCGTTCCCATCCTTGTTATTTCTGAAATTCCCTGGTCTAAAGCTTTGTTAGTCATTATGTTGTTAAGCTGGATGTTCATGCTTTGCAAAGCACTCATACTCTCGGTGTCCCAGCTTGCTACAATATTTGCACTCCACTAAATTTCCACTGCAGTATTTCCCCGGGTGATTGTTGGGacacttagagcaaaataagcTCTCTTCTTGCCATGACGATCCCTGATCGCCCTCCGATCATTGGCACCTCCCAGCTGAGGCTTGCCATTTCTCCCATTTCGGAGGTGTTGATCATTGAAGTTTTTGTGCCTCTTGCTATGGTGAAAACTCTTTTGTTGAATAAAATTCTCCTTCCTCTTTTCCCCACTAGGGGCGGCCCTACTACTAGTCTCGGGCCTTTTTCCCTTGTTCATCTTAATCAAGCTTCCGACTTGGGCAGCTCTCTGATACATCGCATCCAAAGTGGTGTATCTGTCGCTATCGATGTGAACTTGCACCTTATTCACTAATCCTAACTCAAATttttgcatcttcttttcttcgGTAGGGACGTCATCAGGGCAGTATTTGACATATTCCATGAATTTCTTGTAGTATTCATCCACGGACATCTCCCCCATCTCAAGCCTAGCAAATTCATTAGACTTCTGCTTCCTGATATGTGGTGGGTAAAACTTTTCTCAAATCATTGTCTTGAAATCCTTCCAACTCAGCGGATTATCAAGATCACTCATCACACTATCTCTTGCATTCGACCACCAATAGTCTGCCTCTTCTTGAAGGTGGAATGCAGCCTGGTCTACCCTCAAGTTCTCAGGGCATTGCACCACGTTGAACAATTTGTCAACGTAACCAACTTTCCAAAGCTGCAGGTTCCCCAGTTCCTGAGTACGTAGGAGGTTTATTCTGAGAGATTCTCTTGCTCATAAAGGAAGCTGTTTCTGCGGTTGGCTTGGACTTTGACCTCCTTTCCTCAGGCAGTTCCATAACCAGCTCATGTAGTGCCTTGTTAGAAGAGCGTTTTCTCAAAAGTTTTCTAGATAGAGGAGGCATTTCCTGTTAGCATCATATCCAACACgaatataagtttatttctCCATCTATGCCAAAAAGACTAGAAACTGTGGTGTCGAAGATTTAACTCACGATCTAACTTATCTACATGTGTACTCCTACCTCTATGATAATCAACCTTAAACAGTATTATGCTTATCATCTTTTTCAATTGCAAACACGTTCTATATAAGTGTGGCTCAAAGAATTTCGTAAATGAACAGTTGAAAGACGGAATTCACATATAGGAAATGAATATTGTCATATATATAGATTCTCAAGCACCCAATCACGCAACCCATTAACCTTCTCATACCAATAAGGTTCAAATTAATATCACATTTAAGCATTATTATACAAATTTAGTAGGTTGTACCAAAAGCTTTACTAACACTaaataatactcaatattgcaAAGATCGTAACTAGCATCTATTAAAcaaaccaatgttcataaggaagtCATAAGTATGAGCAACTTACACTTATGAATCTAATACCAAATTACTTAACTTATTCTACTTATGCACATGCAATAATCACCACAACGCAAAACATAAGTCGTATATCTATCCCAAATCTACCCCAGCTCTCACGCGTAATGTTAACTTAAACAATTCCTTAAAAATTTTACAATACGAGCGTCAAAGTAGGAACCActggctctggtaaccacctgtaacatccctgaatttccaaccccttaaacgaaaccagaaatCGTGAagaaagggaggaaattcgggtgttacataaaaagaaagggaaaataatttaaataatgctAAAGATTGATTGAAAATGTGCGcaagtggaaatttcggcagcatctctgttaaaaactgaggatgtgacaaggatatataaatggataacaTAACTAAATTAATCGATTTGATGGATACTAAAAGAGTATTCTCACTTCTATACATCCagaaactacgcagcggaactatggatcatacaaggtgtaaccgcctcgaattatgaaggcaaacacaaACTGGAATTTGGTATTAATCAAACGGAAGCTTACTTTtcccaacacaattaaggggttacttaaaggtcaaaccaatatccaagtataatacttgaaccaaaccaaagaaatataatggaagtcttaactgtccaaaatataggaaaattacaaccaaatcgaaataagtcaaaagttcaaattacatccttaaaatagtctaaatctaaacaactacactaatagtctctcaaatacaataaagagatctaaataaaaggggagtcatactccaactcgggttcatcttccgctcgcatatccatactccgtcgaggtgccataggggtttactctaaaaaccaaaccattggaaaaacatacaaagcatagtatcagcaaaaacgCTGAGCATAAACACactagtgtccgtcaaacaagttattaaaacctttttttatttgagtaaattcattttgaaatatgctttttcatttgataaatcatattatcattcaaacccagctcaatggctctatagtcatttcaaattctcatttttcatcataaatcataagatctcaatggatccaaatcgatttcaaactcatatcataagtttacatgagtactctgtgagtcatcctgtgactcttTTGGTAGTCAGTCTACCGTCTGTGACATGTCCgacaagtgtaacacaatggtattgtgaacaatacgcgctcagcattggtgagccgtttaatcatgcacacaacatttgctgtggcatatgtacccccCATTTAGgcttaaacatttttttatataatatatatcttgtaacttcaatagcatttgaaagttaaaaatattaactttttccgtatgataaacatcttttatttgaacatagcaaaacatactttatttacgacttagcaaaatcaaatcataaaatttcccaaatgggtaaaacatgcttagcataatcatatcatcaaacataacctttgtattatattggggcatcactagcatgtatggaaatacatcgtaacaaaaagtgattaaagttcaatacgatttttcaaggaaaccacTTAAATGTtttgtttcaatccttcttaaagtaaatat
This genomic interval carries:
- the LOC130802599 gene encoding uncharacterized protein LOC130802599 translates to MRFGKRGKLSPKFIGPYEVTEKVGKVPYRLALPNELGKVHDVFHISQLKRYVPDKSHVLDPEPLDLDENLSYVESPIKILDSKVRSMRRKDIKMVKVLWSNQHIQEQTWEIEDSMHEKYPYLFPEGKEWSTIVAIMYKLPIACSFCITCKVLVFGLGVTCDSDMAWV
- the LOC130802600 gene encoding uncharacterized protein LOC130802600, whose protein sequence is MRQRRWLELINDYDVEFNYHEVSDSLLEKTRERVKEGKAEGFTIFEDGSIRYKGRWCVPSTCTKLKDKILTEAHSSKYSIYPGGDKMYKDLKQTFWWSRMKRDIAEFVSKCLTCQKVKSEHKRPVGLLQPLDILV